One window from the genome of Salvelinus namaycush isolate Seneca chromosome 19, SaNama_1.0, whole genome shotgun sequence encodes:
- the LOC120063853 gene encoding protein FEV-like: MVGEYVRPVLLVFQSRKTDPTENLLKESKGASWSPINTGVQKGSGQIQLWQFLLELLSDSANMSCIAWEGTNGEFKLIEPDEVARRWGERKSKPNMNYDKLSRALRYYYDKNIMTKVHGKRYAYKFDFHGLAQVCQPSSTEQALYKFQSNFAPIPFSGISKLNLVGPGVGSSGFSYWPGSPPTLYHSHNLQPPGPFGSVSASHISCVNNINNLNNINNHYN; encoded by the exons ATGGTGGGGGAATATGTTAGGCCAGTGTTGCTTGTGTTTCAATCCCGAAAAACTG ATCCAACAGAAAATCTGTTGAAAGAAAGCAAAGGTGCATCCTGGAGTCCCATAAACACAGGAGTGCAAAAAG GCAGTGGACAGATTCAGCTATGGCAGTTTCTCCTCGAGCTCCTGTCAGACAGCGCCAACATGTCCTGCATCGCCTGGGAAGGGACGAATGGAGAATTCAAGCTAATTGAACCAGATGAGGTGGCACGGCGATGGGGCGAGCGCAAAAGCAAGCCCAACATGAACTACGACAAACTCAGCCGCGCATTGCGCTACTACTATGACAAAAACATAATGACAAAGGTCCATGGGAAGCGATATGCTTACAAGTTCGACTTTCACGGGTTGGCTCAGGTTTGTCAACCCTCATCAACAGAGCAAGCTCTTTATAAATTCCAGAGTAATTTTGCCCCCATTCCCTTTTCAGGGATTTCAAAGCTAAACCTGGTTGGTCCAGGCGTCGGTTCGTCTGGATTCTCTTATTGGCCGGGGTCGCCACCGACTCTCTACCACAGTCACAACCTCCAACCCCCGGGTCCGTTTGGTTCTGTGTCTGCCTCGCACATCAGCTGcgtcaacaacatcaacaacctGAATAATATCAATAACCACTACAATTGA
- the LOC120063854 gene encoding beta-crystallin A2-like, translating to MNTQQMEQMGQFKITVWEEENFQGKRCEFLLECQNIMERGFQKIRSIKVENGPWVGFEYPEFQGQQFILEKGDYPRYEAWSGNSSYRTEHMLSFRPIKCANHSDSKVTLYECEDFQGRKFEMCDDYPSLQAMGWCSKEVPSIKVNSGAWVAYQFPGYRGYQYILERDRHQGEYRHYNEYSTQAHTNQVQSIRRIQH from the exons ATGAACACTCAGCAGATGGAGCAGATGGGCCAGTTCAAGATCACTGTCTGGGAGGAGGAGAACTTCCAGGGCAAGCGTTGCGAGTTCCTGCTGGAGTGTCAGAACATCATGGAGAGGGGATTCCAAAAGATCCGCTCCATCAAGGTCGAGAATGGACC CTGGGTGGGTTTTGAGTACCCTGAGTTCCAGGGACAGCAGTTCATCCTTGAGAAGGGAGACTACCCCCGTTACGAGGCTTGGAGCGGAAACAGCAGTTACAGAACCGAGCATATGCTTTCCTTCAGGCCTATTAAGTGTGCT AACCACAGTGACAGCAAGGTGACTCTGTACGAGTGTGAAGACTTCCAGGGGCGCAAGTTCGAGATGTGCGATGACTACCCCTCTCTACAGGCTATGGGCTGGTGCAGCAAGGAGGTTCCCTCAATTAAAGTCAACTCCGGAGC CTGGGTGGCCTATCAGTTCCCCGGTTACCGTGGCTACCAGTAcatcctggagagagacagacaccaggGAGAGTACAGACACTACAATGAGTACAGCACCCAGGCTCACACCAACCAGGTCCAGTCTATCCGCAGAATCCAGCACTAA